Proteins co-encoded in one Bacteroidales bacterium genomic window:
- a CDS encoding Y-family DNA polymerase, protein MKYFALVDCNNFFVSCERVFRPDLNNRPVVVLSNNDACVIARSNEAKALGVKMGEPMFKTSGYLKSKNVVLCSSNYELYGDMSMRVMTLLKQFAPDIEVYSIDEAFLNLSGLDKTHDLLEYGKKISEFTTRSTGIPVSIGIAPTKTLAKLCNNYSKKNPKTAGVSLWKDKVYFNNLYDTHEELLKNTDIGDVWGIGRKLKDFLNSHNIYNVSDFVRQDREWVRKSMKISTERTWRELHGDACIGLENHDEAKKQICTSRSFGKTITDIDNLSDAISFFASRSSHKLRAQNSLAKSMILFFRVSDKGGFYESFRSTKQIHFPVATDSTFEIIHYAMKELQQFHQEGTIYKKAGVIITEIVPNDTVQQDLFDDLDREKHKNLMLVMDKVNDRIGQNTIRVATHAFENEWQMKRRHLSRAYTTDLNEIIDVVI, encoded by the coding sequence ATGAAATACTTCGCTTTAGTTGATTGCAACAATTTTTTCGTTTCATGTGAAAGAGTCTTCAGACCCGATTTAAATAATCGTCCGGTGGTAGTACTTTCAAACAACGACGCTTGCGTTATTGCGCGCAGTAACGAAGCAAAAGCTCTGGGAGTTAAGATGGGAGAACCCATGTTTAAGACAAGCGGTTATTTGAAGTCAAAAAACGTTGTTTTATGTTCCTCAAACTACGAACTTTACGGCGATATGTCGATGCGAGTTATGACTTTATTGAAACAATTTGCTCCCGATATTGAGGTTTATTCCATTGATGAAGCTTTTCTCAATCTTAGCGGATTGGATAAAACACATGATTTGCTCGAATATGGAAAGAAAATCTCTGAATTTACGACACGATCTACCGGAATTCCGGTAAGTATAGGCATTGCGCCTACAAAAACACTTGCCAAATTGTGTAATAATTATTCTAAAAAAAATCCGAAAACAGCCGGAGTAAGTTTGTGGAAAGACAAAGTTTATTTTAATAATTTATACGACACGCATGAGGAGTTATTAAAAAATACTGATATAGGCGATGTTTGGGGAATCGGAAGGAAATTAAAAGACTTTCTAAATTCACATAACATTTATAATGTTTCGGATTTTGTAAGACAGGATAGGGAATGGGTACGAAAGAGTATGAAAATATCAACCGAAAGAACCTGGCGTGAATTACACGGCGATGCCTGTATAGGGCTTGAAAATCATGACGAAGCAAAGAAGCAAATTTGTACTTCACGAAGTTTTGGGAAAACAATTACCGATATTGATAACCTTTCAGATGCAATATCTTTTTTTGCATCAAGAAGTTCACATAAATTACGTGCGCAGAATTCACTTGCAAAATCTATGATACTATTCTTCAGAGTAAGTGACAAAGGCGGTTTTTACGAAAGTTTTCGTTCAACAAAACAAATCCATTTTCCGGTTGCCACCGACAGTACTTTCGAAATTATTCATTACGCTATGAAAGAACTTCAACAATTTCATCAGGAAGGCACCATATATAAAAAAGCCGGAGTAATAATTACCGAAATTGTTCCGAATGATACTGTACAACAAGATTTATTCGATGATTTAGACAGAGAGAAACATAAAAACCTTATGTTGGTAATGGATAAAGTCAATGATAGAATCGGGCAGAATACTATAAGAGTTGCAACACACGCTTTCGAAAACGAATGGCAGATGAAACGCCGGCATCTTTCACGAGCATATACAACCGACTTAAACGAAATTATTGATGTCGTAATATAA
- a CDS encoding LytTR family transcriptional regulator DNA-binding domain-containing protein, with amino-acid sequence MYRHIIVTNINEVVRVSVERIVYISSYGNYSSMILTDSEKHVFSFNLSAFEKIIKQQLKSEAQLLIRVGKQLIINKEYIYYINISKQQITLSDISFPTKFILKASREALKDLKTALEENISN; translated from the coding sequence ATGTATAGACATATTATAGTAACTAACATCAATGAGGTCGTACGAGTATCAGTTGAAAGAATTGTTTATATCAGTTCTTATGGCAATTATTCTTCAATGATATTGACAGATAGTGAAAAACATGTGTTTTCTTTCAATCTTTCGGCATTTGAAAAGATAATAAAACAACAACTCAAAAGTGAGGCCCAATTATTAATTCGAGTTGGTAAACAATTGATTATAAATAAAGAATACATCTATTACATAAATATAAGTAAACAACAAATAACTTTATCGGATATAAGTTTTCCGACAAAGTTCATTCTAAAAGCCTCAAGAGAAGCATTAAAAGATCTTAAAACAGCTTTAGAGGAAAATATATCGAATTGA
- a CDS encoding arsenite methyltransferase produces the protein MSKEQEIKEMVKQKYSEIALQGKETSCGCSNKPNKVYNIMSEGYDNMEGYNPDADLGLGCGLPTQFAQIKQGDTVIDLGSGAGNDCFVARAETGESGKVIGIDFSSPMIEKARVNALKLGYTNVEFREGDIENMPVESDTADVIVSNCVLNLVPNKKAVFKELYRVLKPTGHFSISDIVLTGDLPPKIKSAAEMYAGCVASAIQKDEYLSYIHQAGFRNITLQKDKPIIVPDDILAQYLNDEEIAQYKHNTTVIRSITVYAEK, from the coding sequence ATGTCCAAAGAACAAGAAATCAAAGAAATGGTAAAGCAGAAATACAGTGAAATTGCTTTACAGGGTAAAGAAACCTCATGCGGTTGTTCGAACAAACCAAACAAAGTGTACAACATTATGAGTGAAGGCTACGATAATATGGAAGGCTATAATCCTGATGCCGATTTGGGCTTAGGTTGCGGATTGCCGACACAATTTGCCCAAATCAAACAGGGCGACACCGTTATCGATCTGGGAAGCGGAGCAGGAAACGATTGTTTTGTTGCCAGAGCCGAAACGGGCGAAAGCGGAAAAGTAATAGGTATTGACTTTTCTTCACCCATGATTGAAAAAGCAAGGGTGAATGCTCTGAAACTAGGCTATACCAATGTGGAATTTAGAGAGGGCGACATTGAAAATATGCCTGTCGAATCCGACACAGCCGATGTTATTGTCAGTAATTGCGTGCTGAACCTTGTCCCTAACAAAAAGGCCGTATTTAAAGAACTATATCGCGTACTAAAACCAACCGGACATTTCAGTATCTCCGATATTGTACTCACAGGTGATTTGCCACCGAAAATCAAATCCGCCGCAGAAATGTATGCGGGCTGCGTGGCAAGTGCTATTCAAAAAGACGAATACTTATCATATATACATCAAGCGGGATTTAGAAACATTACTTTGCAAAAAGACAAACCGATTATTGTTCCTGATGATATTCTTGCACAATATCTTAATGATGAAGAAATTGCACAATACAAACACAATACAACCGTTATTAGAAGTATAACAGTTTATGCGGAGAAATAA
- a CDS encoding TIGR04076 family protein, translating to MKKVKITVLKTTLDSELAKEYGVEELKACPMHKAGQVFYADYAKPEGFCDEAWKAIYQYAFALAHGAGNGVFYYGDWIRKPGVAICSCNDGLRPVIFKLETTDETSTIDYTPVR from the coding sequence ATGAAAAAGGTAAAAATAACCGTCTTAAAGACAACTCTTGATTCAGAATTAGCTAAAGAATATGGTGTGGAAGAATTGAAAGCCTGTCCGATGCACAAAGCAGGGCAAGTTTTTTATGCCGACTATGCAAAGCCGGAAGGATTTTGTGATGAGGCTTGGAAAGCCATTTACCAATATGCGTTTGCCTTGGCTCACGGGGCAGGTAACGGAGTTTTTTATTACGGAGACTGGATACGAAAACCGGGTGTTGCTATTTGTAGTTGCAACGACGGATTACGCCCGGTAATCTTTAAGTTGGAAACTACAGATGAAACGTCAACGATTGATTATACTCCTGTCCGATGA
- the umuD gene encoding translesion error-prone DNA polymerase V autoproteolytic subunit, whose amino-acid sequence MSEEININNIEDDSSKTITGKTSGFPSPAGDYLAIGIDLNKELVKQPAATFFGKAKGNYTDNFGIYNNDILIIDKSLQPRNNDIVVCYIDGEFTLRKINFEKNKIFLSDNVNKKILLNDNIIIWGVVTYSIRELRTDN is encoded by the coding sequence ATGAGTGAAGAAATAAACATCAACAATATAGAAGATGACAGTTCGAAAACAATAACCGGCAAAACATCCGGATTCCCCAGTCCTGCCGGCGACTATCTCGCTATCGGCATTGATCTTAACAAAGAACTCGTTAAACAGCCTGCCGCAACATTTTTCGGGAAAGCAAAGGGTAATTATACCGATAATTTCGGCATATACAATAATGATATTCTTATAATTGACAAATCGTTACAACCCAGAAACAATGATATAGTTGTATGTTATATCGACGGTGAATTTACATTAAGAAAAATTAATTTTGAGAAGAATAAAATATTCCTTAGCGATAATGTAAATAAGAAAATTCTTTTGAATGATAATATTATTATCTGGGGAGTAGTAACATATTCAATCAGAGAGTTAAGAACGGATAATTAA
- a CDS encoding VOC family protein: MKKLIEWVEIPSTDFKRAVNFYNKVFLLSMEEIDCETEKMACFPTGEGAIFYQKDYKPSERGVIINLNVPDSIEETIARIEKNGGKIVQPKTKIEAEGRDYFALVLDSEGNKIGLYGN; the protein is encoded by the coding sequence ATGAAAAAATTAATCGAATGGGTAGAAATACCAAGTACTGATTTCAAACGTGCCGTAAACTTTTACAACAAAGTTTTTTTGCTTTCCATGGAAGAAATTGATTGTGAAACTGAAAAAATGGCATGTTTTCCAACCGGAGAAGGAGCTATCTTCTATCAGAAGGATTATAAACCCTCGGAAAGAGGAGTAATAATTAACCTGAATGTTCCTGACAGCATTGAAGAAACTATTGCCCGTATCGAAAAAAACGGGGGAAAAATAGTTCAACCTAAGACAAAAATCGAAGCCGAAGGAAGAGATTATTTCGCTTTGGTTTTAGATTCCGAAGGAAATAAAATCGGATTATACGGAAACTAA
- a CDS encoding prenyltransferase, with translation MRHTLKQWILVTRPWSFPAATMPVLVAFSFAFHQYKNNIISDINCIDAILAFLGAMFFQAAGNLISDYYDFINNVDRKESFGSNRMVIDGIFEAKTVLKYGLILLLVGCIIGIYLCFQSGIYLLFIGLAGVVGTLFYYKLKYRALGDFLIFLIFGLMIGLGSYYVITRILSYEILFVSVPLGLLITAILHANNTRDMIHDKQIGIKTSAILLGIKGAKIKYALLLILSYVIVIILIMMKIVPYSCLSVLLTLPLAIRNIIQMSKFSDKSPEIIMSLDSKTAQLVLAFAILFSISNFVF, from the coding sequence ATGCGCCATACCCTGAAACAGTGGATATTAGTCACTCGCCCGTGGTCGTTTCCGGCAGCAACTATGCCGGTGCTGGTAGCTTTTTCTTTTGCTTTTCATCAGTATAAAAACAATATTATTTCTGATATTAATTGTATTGATGCGATTCTCGCTTTTCTCGGTGCGATGTTTTTTCAAGCCGCAGGAAACTTAATCAGCGATTATTATGATTTTATTAATAATGTTGATAGAAAAGAATCTTTTGGTTCAAATAGAATGGTGATAGACGGAATCTTTGAAGCAAAAACCGTTTTAAAGTATGGTCTGATTCTTCTGTTAGTCGGTTGTATAATCGGAATTTATCTCTGTTTCCAAAGCGGGATCTATTTGTTGTTTATCGGATTAGCAGGCGTAGTGGGAACTTTATTTTATTACAAATTAAAGTATCGCGCATTGGGTGATTTCTTGATTTTTTTGATCTTCGGATTAATGATAGGATTAGGAAGCTATTATGTTATTACAAGAATTTTAAGCTATGAAATACTCTTCGTTTCTGTGCCGCTCGGATTATTGATAACTGCTATTCTTCACGCAAATAATACAAGAGATATGATACACGATAAACAAATCGGTATAAAAACCTCAGCAATATTATTAGGAATTAAAGGTGCAAAAATAAAATATGCGCTTTTGTTAATTCTTAGTTATGTTATTGTTATTATTTTAATTATGATGAAAATAGTACCATATTCTTGTCTATCTGTTTTGTTAACTTTACCTTTAGCTATCAGAAACATAATACAGATGTCAAAATTTTCAGATAAATCTCCGGAAATTATTATGAGTCTGGATTCCAAAACGGCACAATTAGTTTTAGCCTTTGCTATATTATTTTCGATCTCAAATTTCGTTTTCTAA
- a CDS encoding helix-turn-helix domain-containing protein gives MNYNFAQPSEKFKPYIKQYWGVENVLKNGEQYTQRIIPSGLPELILYLGHKPTVDTKNRSLEDSFLLNGQQNDFYDILISDNLSVFSIQFKPQGVSQFFSIPYNELLNNSVPLKYLNKDLYAELESKLAKESSFQLKVNMVEECLFKLLINNKKDFEFRRINNAIESIRITKGNIDIDTLASNACLSRKQFERIFSEYIGISPKQYLKTIRLQATIHFKSKHKNVSMTELTYINGYYDQSHFINDFKTMTGLTPKQFFDECEMPMSDFFE, from the coding sequence ATGAATTATAATTTTGCTCAACCATCGGAAAAATTCAAACCTTATATTAAACAATATTGGGGAGTTGAAAATGTTTTGAAAAACGGAGAGCAATATACACAGCGGATTATCCCGAGCGGATTACCCGAACTTATTTTATATTTAGGCCATAAGCCGACAGTCGACACGAAAAACAGGTCGTTGGAAGATTCTTTTTTACTAAACGGTCAGCAGAATGATTTTTATGACATTCTTATCTCAGACAATTTATCCGTTTTCTCCATTCAATTCAAACCACAGGGAGTCAGTCAATTCTTTTCAATTCCATACAATGAGCTTCTGAACAATTCTGTTCCGCTGAAATACTTAAACAAAGATTTATATGCCGAATTAGAATCAAAATTGGCAAAAGAAAGTTCTTTTCAATTAAAAGTCAATATGGTAGAAGAATGCCTTTTCAAACTGTTAATTAACAACAAAAAAGATTTCGAATTCCGGCGGATAAACAATGCCATTGAATCTATCAGAATAACAAAAGGAAATATTGACATTGATACTTTAGCCTCGAATGCCTGTTTAAGCAGAAAACAGTTCGAACGAATTTTTTCCGAATATATCGGAATTTCACCAAAACAATATCTGAAAACGATTCGTTTACAGGCAACAATTCATTTCAAATCTAAGCATAAAAATGTATCAATGACCGAATTGACGTATATAAACGGTTATTACGACCAATCCCATTTTATCAACGATTTTAAAACAATGACTGGTTTAACTCCTAAACAGTTTTTTGATGAGTGTGAAATGCCGATGTCTGATTTTTTTGAGTAA
- a CDS encoding carboxymuconolactone decarboxylase family protein: protein MKKFDIPSKDQLPSNNIKTLESLNKSLGFTPNIYSFLANSPSGLNGFMAFNRLETLFTEKEKEVINLTASQMRKCEYCLSAHTGLAKQAGFTDEEIIMIRKGKIDFDKKLATLAEMTSELVRTDGHIPASTIDKFYSAGYTDAHLVDFINTVAAISITNWLNNTIKLPVDFPLAPEI from the coding sequence ATGAAAAAATTTGACATTCCCTCGAAGGATCAGCTTCCTTCAAATAACATTAAAACCCTTGAAAGCCTAAATAAGTCACTTGGATTTACTCCGAATATCTATTCATTTCTTGCAAATTCTCCTTCGGGATTAAACGGATTTATGGCTTTTAATCGTCTCGAAACCCTTTTTACTGAAAAGGAAAAAGAAGTAATTAATTTAACTGCCAGCCAAATGCGTAAGTGTGAATATTGTTTAAGTGCTCACACCGGTTTAGCAAAACAAGCCGGATTTACCGATGAAGAAATCATAATGATCCGTAAAGGAAAAATCGACTTTGATAAAAAATTGGCAACGCTTGCGGAAATGACTTCCGAACTTGTTAGAACCGACGGACATATTCCTGCTTCTACAATCGACAAATTTTATTCGGCAGGTTACACCGATGCTCATCTTGTAGATTTTATCAATACTGTTGCGGCAATCTCAATTACAAACTGGCTGAATAACACAATTAAACTTCCGGTAGATTTTCCTTTAGCACCTGAGATTTAA
- a CDS encoding STN domain-containing protein, translated as MHTKLPNKIFSFFLFFVLIFTISNNIFAQQKVSEAKITLNENEKSISQILNIISNQGRLKFSYNPQIIDDEKIISINIYNAGIDEVLNSIFEGKISYKNIDNYIILSEKIIEKEAKVKIKPTEKVIENVSIEKEILLPVKKIEYKDIGKIESNCLNHVNKINDEDMKKHFMTILLASVIVADTIIAQETKQNSDVNSEIKKEQKEGTYKPFNFSLIYPLGSDWVNSARNEYNFSLSLIGNVIGKTKGVELAPVFNVNRYGVKGAQISAGFNLASASACHCKDGEQRNELVEESNALQIAAIFNYTGFGTSTQFAAGFNVAKDATIQVAAIGNIASDVYTQLSAGINIAQSSKFQLSAIANIAKFSSPAQITAGINYADINALQIGAIGNIAKTKSYCQISAGVNISNNNNAQISAIMNSADTTMTQITALLNVAKASKFQLGVVNVTKKGKVQLGIVNVRDTVDGVSIGLINIAKGGVMEAGIEFGEFIFAAATFRSGIRPFYSILSVGWTKGQIYASKYINTNNNYDNMLALGFGFGSTIRLYKKLDLNLELMHYNLMHVGSPSFKYVNNNFFRLAPYFNYTFGKHLKIFAGPTFNLLCINFEDGGDKLAIIPPYTIFTHTSHIRENTFLGLDFWIGGTFGLKF; from the coding sequence ATGCATACAAAATTACCAAATAAGATATTTTCATTTTTTTTATTTTTCGTACTGATATTCACAATATCAAATAATATTTTCGCTCAGCAGAAAGTCTCCGAAGCAAAAATAACATTAAACGAAAATGAAAAATCGATAAGCCAGATTCTGAACATTATTTCAAATCAAGGCAGACTAAAATTCTCTTACAATCCGCAAATCATCGACGATGAAAAAATAATCTCTATAAATATTTATAATGCCGGAATAGATGAGGTTTTAAATTCTATTTTCGAAGGAAAAATTTCATATAAAAATATAGATAATTATATTATCTTAAGCGAAAAAATTATTGAGAAAGAAGCGAAAGTCAAAATAAAACCTACGGAAAAAGTCATTGAAAATGTTAGCATTGAAAAAGAAATTCTTCTTCCCGTAAAAAAAATCGAATATAAGGATATAGGTAAAATAGAATCGAATTGTCTTAATCATGTAAATAAAATTAACGATGAAGATATGAAGAAACATTTTATGACAATTTTATTAGCGTCGGTTATTGTTGCCGATACTATTATTGCACAGGAAACAAAGCAAAACAGTGATGTTAATTCCGAAATTAAGAAGGAACAAAAGGAAGGTACCTACAAGCCTTTTAATTTCTCTTTAATTTACCCGCTCGGCAGCGATTGGGTAAACTCGGCAAGAAACGAATACAATTTCTCTTTGAGTTTAATCGGAAATGTAATCGGAAAAACCAAGGGCGTCGAACTTGCTCCGGTTTTTAATGTAAATAGGTACGGTGTAAAAGGAGCACAGATTTCGGCAGGATTTAATTTGGCTTCGGCATCGGCTTGTCATTGTAAAGACGGTGAACAACGGAACGAGTTAGTTGAGGAAAGTAATGCCCTTCAAATTGCAGCCATATTTAATTATACGGGCTTTGGAACTTCAACACAATTTGCAGCGGGATTCAATGTTGCGAAAGATGCAACAATTCAAGTTGCCGCAATAGGAAATATTGCAAGTGATGTATATACTCAACTTTCTGCCGGAATTAATATTGCACAGAGCAGTAAATTTCAATTATCTGCCATAGCAAACATTGCTAAATTTTCTTCTCCGGCGCAGATAACTGCCGGAATTAATTATGCCGATATAAATGCCTTACAAATCGGAGCCATAGGAAACATAGCAAAAACCAAAAGCTATTGTCAGATTTCCGCAGGAGTTAATATTTCTAATAACAACAACGCTCAGATTTCTGCCATAATGAATTCGGCAGATACAACTATGACTCAGATTACGGCTCTTCTTAATGTTGCAAAAGCCTCAAAATTTCAATTGGGTGTAGTAAACGTTACAAAAAAAGGGAAAGTACAACTCGGGATAGTTAACGTAAGAGACACGGTTGACGGAGTTTCAATAGGATTAATTAATATTGCAAAAGGCGGCGTTATGGAAGCCGGAATAGAATTCGGAGAGTTTATTTTTGCTGCAGCAACTTTTCGTTCGGGAATAAGACCGTTTTATTCTATTTTGAGTGTTGGCTGGACTAAAGGACAAATATACGCCTCCAAATATATTAATACTAATAATAATTATGATAATATGTTGGCTTTGGGATTTGGATTTGGTAGCACGATTAGATTATATAAGAAGTTGGATTTGAATTTAGAATTAATGCATTATAACTTAATGCATGTTGGTTCTCCGAGCTTTAAATATGTAAATAATAATTTCTTTCGTTTAGCTCCATATTTCAATTATACATTCGGCAAACATTTAAAAATATTTGCTGGCCCCACATTCAACTTGCTTTGTATAAATTTTGAAGATGGTGGGGATAAATTAGCGATAATTCCACCGTATACTATTTTTACACATACTAGTCATATACGTGAAAATACTTTTTTAGGATTAGATTTCTGGATCGGCGGAACTTTCGGTTTGAAATTCTAA
- a CDS encoding RNA polymerase sigma-70 factor, with protein sequence MKNNIIIEKLRKGDHKSFEMLFSEWYKPLCGYAFSILQHEDDTQDAVQKLFCKLWDKHKDIEIHTSIKSYLYRSIHNDCINIIKQRKTKADYVNYSQQESGIEYYNADLQIMTTELDENIKNAIEKLPPRCREVFLLSRMKNLSYAEISKTLDISVGTVETQMVKALKSLRNELKDYLLLLFCFFLTLMP encoded by the coding sequence TTGAAGAATAATATAATCATAGAAAAACTGCGTAAAGGAGATCATAAGTCTTTCGAAATGCTTTTCAGTGAATGGTATAAACCTCTGTGCGGATATGCTTTCAGTATTCTGCAACATGAAGACGACACTCAAGATGCCGTGCAGAAACTGTTTTGCAAACTTTGGGATAAACATAAAGATATTGAAATCCATACTTCAATTAAATCTTATCTCTACAGGAGTATTCATAACGACTGCATAAACATTATCAAACAAAGAAAAACAAAAGCCGATTATGTGAACTATTCACAACAGGAATCCGGAATAGAATATTATAATGCCGATTTACAAATTATGACAACCGAATTGGATGAAAATATTAAAAATGCTATTGAAAAATTGCCGCCGCGCTGCAGGGAAGTTTTTCTTTTAAGCAGAATGAAAAATTTATCCTATGCCGAAATTTCGAAAACTTTGGATATTTCCGTCGGAACCGTTGAAACACAAATGGTAAAGGCATTAAAATCTCTGAGGAATGAATTAAAAGACTATTTATTGCTGCTGTTCTGTTTCTTTTTAACCTTAATGCCATGA
- a CDS encoding cation diffusion facilitator family transporter, whose protein sequence is MSHNHSHNHLHSHNGHDHSSSKNIAVAFFLNLSFTVIEIIGGLITNSVAIISDALHDFGDSISLGLAWYFEKVAKKSPNKKFTYGYKRFSLLGALINSTILLVGSIIVIIECVKRIAEPQDVNVKGMIILAVIGVVINGIAVLRTRKGKGVNEKVVSLHLLEDVLGWAAVLIVSIVMLFVDLPILDPLLSIGISCFVLYNVYKNLKVTFKVILQGVPSDLDVIELREKVLKIPNVVDVHDFHIWSLDSEYNIASMHVVIKDAKDLYSLQVKLKTEIKNLLNEEGIKHTTIEFETEQEECTHCYNDDLI, encoded by the coding sequence ATGTCACATAATCATTCACATAATCATTTGCACAGTCATAACGGTCATGACCATTCAAGCAGTAAAAATATTGCCGTAGCTTTTTTCTTAAATCTTTCTTTTACAGTAATTGAGATTATCGGCGGATTAATAACTAACAGTGTTGCAATTATTTCCGATGCTTTACACGATTTCGGCGATTCGATTTCTTTAGGATTAGCTTGGTACTTCGAGAAAGTTGCTAAGAAATCTCCTAATAAAAAATTTACGTACGGCTATAAACGTTTCTCACTATTGGGTGCTTTGATTAATTCCACAATACTTTTAGTGGGGTCAATAATTGTGATAATCGAATGTGTGAAAAGAATTGCGGAGCCGCAGGATGTTAACGTTAAAGGAATGATTATTCTTGCAGTTATAGGAGTTGTTATCAATGGAATAGCTGTTTTACGCACCAGAAAAGGAAAAGGAGTTAATGAAAAAGTTGTTTCTTTACATCTTTTAGAAGACGTTTTGGGTTGGGCGGCTGTACTTATTGTTAGTATTGTCATGCTTTTTGTTGATTTACCGATTCTTGATCCGCTATTGTCGATAGGAATTTCATGTTTTGTACTTTATAATGTGTATAAGAATTTGAAAGTTACATTCAAAGTGATTTTGCAGGGAGTTCCTTCGGATCTCGATGTTATTGAATTAAGAGAAAAGGTTCTTAAGATTCCTAATGTTGTTGATGTTCATGATTTTCATATTTGGAGTCTCGACAGTGAATATAATATTGCAAGCATGCATGTAGTAATTAAGGATGCTAAAGATCTGTATAGTTTGCAGGTAAAGCTTAAAACCGAAATAAAGAATCTTTTAAATGAAGAAGGAATTAAGCATACAACAATTGAGTTTGAAACTGAACAGGAAGAGTGTACACATTGTTATAATGATGATTTAATATAA
- a CDS encoding FecR family protein codes for MNDKIDNILAKYFSGEADKHELHEMENWLAESEENEKYFTEMTILFQKTSPKQQSSFNTEKALPNFKKYIYQDIPILQAKKKDRFRIRYWTAAAIFLLITVSILFITNKKNNYLIIAADNQNKEITFSENINIVLNQHSTIEYKKDNLNEVKMTGEVTFNINSPDNQNFIVYAGKTIIKDIGTIFTVTANNDNLVRVEVQEGEVLFFTEENTGISIKENETGIYYELNNVFELITPLESPKVPDIVFNSQPLIDVVVYLQKTFGVEIIIDDKSLDNLLLTVHFEHNESLDLILNVIAETLSVKIINIGNAYKITK; via the coding sequence ATGAATGATAAAATAGATAACATATTGGCTAAGTATTTCAGCGGAGAAGCTGATAAACACGAACTTCATGAAATGGAAAACTGGTTGGCCGAATCGGAGGAAAATGAAAAATATTTCACGGAAATGACTATTTTGTTCCAAAAAACTTCTCCGAAGCAGCAATCGAGCTTCAATACCGAAAAGGCTTTGCCGAATTTCAAAAAATATATTTATCAAGATATTCCTATTCTTCAGGCTAAGAAAAAAGACAGATTTCGTATAAGATACTGGACAGCAGCGGCAATATTTCTTTTAATTACAGTTTCTATTTTATTTATCACAAATAAAAAGAATAATTATTTGATAATTGCTGCCGATAATCAAAATAAGGAAATAACATTCTCGGAAAATATTAATATTGTTTTAAATCAACATTCGACAATCGAATACAAAAAAGATAATTTGAATGAGGTAAAAATGACCGGTGAAGTTACTTTTAACATCAATTCTCCTGATAATCAGAATTTCATTGTCTATGCAGGAAAGACAATCATTAAAGATATCGGCACAATTTTCACCGTAACTGCTAATAATGATAATTTGGTAAGAGTTGAAGTGCAGGAAGGTGAAGTTTTATTTTTTACCGAAGAAAATACAGGCATAAGTATAAAGGAAAATGAAACCGGAATTTATTATGAATTGAATAACGTTTTTGAACTTATTACTCCTCTTGAATCTCCAAAAGTTCCGGATATTGTTTTCAACTCCCAACCTTTGATAGACGTAGTAGTTTATTTACAAAAAACATTTGGAGTTGAAATTATTATCGACGACAAATCGCTTGATAATCTATTGCTTACCGTTCACTTTGAGCATAATGAATCTTTAGATTTGATTTTGAATGTTATTGCCGAAACTTTGTCTGTAAAAATCATAAACATTGGAAATGCATACAAAATTACCAAATAA